CAGCCATCTTAAAGAGCTGCTCATTTCTGGCAGTTCTTGAAATTGAAGCAGATTTGATGTATTCAGTATGTTAATCTTTGTACAGGAGCTGTATGCTCTCTTCGACCCTGTGCAGGGTGCCAAAAAACTGCAGCAGCAGAACTTCTCGTCCGAGGAAATCGATACACTCGAGCAGAACTTCCTGACCTATTTCTTTCAGGTATAGGACTTGTTTGGGAGAAAGCGTTACTAATATGTTATGTAGCGTTGCAGATTTAAGTGCCCAATTCGGTGCAGGTGATGGAAAAAAGCAATTTCAACATATTATCTGACGATGAGGTTGAACTTGCTCATTCTGGACAATACCTATTGAATCTTCCAATTAAAGTTGACGAAGCAAAGGTTAATGTCCACTCACTCCAGAATGCAGCTCCTTATCCAAAATTACTAGATTTCAGTGCCATTACATTTTTTGTTGTTTGCTGGTGCAGTTAGATAGCAAACTTTTGTCAAAGTATTTCAAGGAGCACCATCATGACAACCTACCTGAGTTCTGTGATAAGGTGAGAATGCTCTGGCTCTTATATGCAATACTGATGCACCCTCATTTTGAAACATATTCAGCTGGCTGTTCTTATATTCTGGCTGCATGCACTCACTGTTGTTTCATCAAATTATAGTTTTAAGAGATAATTGAAGGATAGGTTTTCATGTATTATTGATGTGGTACCCTAGACCTTTTCCTCTCTTAGTAGCCATGGCTCGGTTTTCCTCATATTATTCATATACAACTGATTGTTCTGCGTGCAAACCTTATACTTACCCAGCATAATCTTCTATGTTCCAGTACGTCATATTTCGGAGGGGCATAGGACTGGACCGCACTAGCGATTTTTTCTTCATGGAGAAAGTGGATATGGTCATAACTCGTACATGGCGATGGCTGTTACAGAAGACGAGGTATGCTATCCACCACTCATTTATTTTCCTTCAAAGTTTATCTTGCTCATTCCACAAGTTAGTTATTTTCATACTGTAATTTCAGACTGCAAAGGCTCTTCTTGAGAAAGAAAAAGGTCAAGCCAGTGATAGATTCCAAGAAAAATGATGATCTAGTTGGTGAAGGGGACGACAAGGAGCTATACATTGAACGTATACGACTTGAAACAATGAACTTGAGGTTTGTGCTGTTCTTACCCTGTTACACTATCACAATCCCAATAAGCTGCCATCTTTTCGTCTTCTATGCTCTCATACTTTCCTACTTTCATTGTAGCCTGCGCAATTTAATTGGCAAGGTTGCAATTCAGGAGCCTACATTTGAAGAGGTGATTGTCTTGTACAGGTAGAACTCATAATGATTTTGGTTTGAGGTTGTAGACAACAGTTTCTGGTGCCTTAGTTGTGAAATGGTCACTTGCATGATTCCTACAAACCACCATGCCCGAACTAATTTCTGATGGCACATGTTTGATTTCAGGAAGAAAAGCCCGAAGGGCCAGGATGATAGAGCAATTCAGGTTAAACACTTCAAAAATATTCCGATGGCAGATATGGAGTTGGTTCTGGTTAGTGCTGGACGATCTAcgttttctaaaaaaaaagatGTGGTTATGTCCAAAAGTTTTTTCTTTGAGAACACATCTATACTCATTTATTCATCTGGACCTATGCTGAAGATAAATCATGGTATTTGCAGCCTGAGAAGAAAAACCCGAGCCTCACGCCAATGGACTGGGTTCAGTTCATTGTTTCTGTTGTTATTGGGCTTGTAAGTCCAGTGAAATTGGTTTGACTTGATCCATTGATTTTGTTGTGTTTCATCAGTTGATGATTGCCTCTATCACATTACCCAGGTTACACTCGTCGGTTCACTCGAAATACCTAAAGCTGATTTCTGGGTTGTGATTGCCATCCTTTCTGCTCTGGCTGGATATTGTGCTAAGATCTATTTCTCGTGAGTCCCACTCGATGTATTATTTGACAGGGTATTCATGCCGTCAGTAATTTGGATTATTTGTGTATGACCTAACCAGGAGCccttttttttgttcttttgACCTGCTAGGATTACTGTAGAACAGTCACAAAATGTGATTTTGCTTCCTTAATTCTTTTAGCCCTTCTTAATTAGGACACTCATGTATTGCTTTCCGGGTTGATGGAATTTACCTTTGCTGCAGGTTTCAAAAGAACATGGCAACCTATCAAAACCTAATCACTCAGTCAATGTATGACAAACAACTAGATAGTGGGAAAGGCACACTTCTGCACCTCTGTGATGATGTGATTCAACAGGAAGTAGGTCCTAAGAATCAGCAAAATAGAGGCTTGTGTTCATAGGAAATTTCAACTCACAATTTATTTACATATTTGCGATTTCTGATGTTCAGATCAAGGAGGTCATAATCGCATACTATATATTGATGGAAAATGGAAAGGCTACTATTGAGGTATGTCAGATCTTTTGCTACTTCAAACCACTATTTTTCTTCTTAAGTTATATTATGCTTTGTTAAGTTAGAATGTTCTTTGTTTCCCAACATGTTAGGATCTTGATTTGCAATGCGAGGAGCTAATCCAGGAAGAGTTTGGTTTGCAATGTAATTTTGAGGTGATGGATGCTGTTCAAAAGTTAGAGAGATTTGGTATTGTTACAAGAGTGAGTTCTTACAGCCTTTTCTTGTATTGCTTCATACTTGCATTGGCAGTCATATGAAAGGTTCTTACAATCATAATTTGCAGATTTTGCACTAAAACATTGACAGAATCCAAAAGTTTTTTATGGCATTACCCATCATATTGTTATCCCTTTTATCTTTTTTCATATTAATAAACTCGATGGTGTATTCAGGATTCTATAGGAAGAATTGTTTGCGTTCCTCTAAAGCGATCCAATGAGATCATTGGTGCTACTACCGAGGAGCTGGTTATGAAAGCCAGACAAAGCTAGTCAACTCAGTTTGAACCAGGTAATCTTCTTGTAAACTCTTGACCAGCTGTTCGCATTCTAATGTTTCTGGATTACTCCAAGAAGTGCTGACATGCTGACACTAATTTGTTTCATTTCAAGGGGGCAAGTACATCCTGGCTGGAAGCGGAATAGTTCTCCTACGGGAGTTGAGGAGAGACGCGGCTGTGATTTGGTCGTAGATTCTTCTGTATTATGTAGTATTTTAAGTGCGGTGAAGAATTATTTTTGCGTAGAAGTGTGGTGTAAGAAGTTTTTTCTTTTGCGTGGAAGTGTGTTGTAAGAATTTTAAATCTCCCTCTGGAACAAATGCGGAGAAATGTTCAAGGAATTGCTCTGTTTGTACATTGGTCAAGTTAATAATGAAAAGAATTCCCTGCGTTGCTTTGGCTGGATCTGTTCTGCTCCACATAAAGACCCGCTGTGCTATTTTCCTTCCCCTTATGTGCAAACATAAACCCCTGTGAGGATGCAGTAATTTAGCAGGCAGTCGACGACCAGAAGACTGCAGTCATGTAACAGTTTCTGTGAGTTGATTACTGGTGAGTTTACATTCGTCTAATTTGCAGATTTCAAGGAAAAGGAGAAAGAAAGACGGCAGAATTTTCTGGACG
The Aegilops tauschii subsp. strangulata cultivar AL8/78 chromosome 3, Aet v6.0, whole genome shotgun sequence genome window above contains:
- the LOC109748427 gene encoding uncharacterized protein; this encodes MTAAGVGAEAQMGKDRDVVRLERESVIPVMKPKLIMKLAYLIEHGNDREEFLKLCKRVEYTIRAWYHLQFDDMMELYALFDPVQGAKKLQQQNFSSEEIDTLEQNFLTYFFQVMEKSNFNILSDDEVELAHSGQYLLNLPIKVDEAKLDSKLLSKYFKEHHHDNLPEFCDKYVIFRRGIGLDRTSDFFFMEKVDMVITRTWRWLLQKTRLQRLFLRKKKVKPVIDSKKNDDLVGEGDDKELYIERIRLETMNLSLRNLIGKVAIQEPTFEEVIVLYRKKSPKGQDDRAIQVKHFKNIPMADMELVLPEKKNPSLTPMDWVQFIVSVVIGLVTLVGSLEIPKADFWVVIAILSALAGYCAKIYFSFQKNMATYQNLITQSMYDKQLDSGKGTLLHLCDDVIQQEIKEVIIAYYILMENGKATIEDLDLQCEELIQEEFGLQCNFEVMDAVQKLERFGIVTRDSIGRIVCVPLKRSNEIIGATTEELVMKARQS